The sequence AAGGAATCAACTATGTACACCGATGAAGATCTCAACCAGGCCAGCGCACAGGGCGTGCTGACCGAACAGTCCGTCAATCACTTTCGTCAGTTTATCAACCAGCAACGACATCAGTTGCGTCAGGATCAGGAAAATTTCCGGCTCATCGCCGGTTTTAACGATATTTTTGTGGTGATTGCCTGCGCCCTGGTACTGTCCTCAGCAGGCTGGCTGACTCAGTATACCGGTCATTTCGCAGGTGCCCTGGCTTTCTCAGCGCTGTCATGGGGTCTGGCCGAAGTTTTCGTACGCCGCCGCAAAATGGCATTACCTGCTATCGGATTGCTGCTGAGCTTTTTAGGTGGATTAATCGCCACCCCTTTGCTTTTCGCCGACAATCCACAACCGGAAGTCTTTGCATTGTCCGGATTGCTTGCCGCTGTGGGTGGCTGGTTGCACTGGCGGAGATTCCGCGTGCCGGTTACCGTCGCCGCAGCCTTTGCCGCCACCATGTTGGCGGTAGTGGGACTACTGATGAGCCAGTTCCTGTTTCTGCATAACTGGGTTCAGGAAATGGTCTTTACTGGCGGTTTACTGGCCTTTGGCCTGGCCATGTATTGGGATGCATCAGACCAGGCGCGGATTACCCGCCGCTCTGATGTGGCATTCTGGCTGCATCTGTTGGCGGCCCCCATGCTGGTGCATCCACTGTTCTCAGCAATGGGTATCCTTGAAGGCGTGGCAGATTTGAATAATATGTTGATTGTAATGGCGGTGTACGGACTTCTGGCACTGGTTTCCATCACCGTCGATCGCCGGGCCTTAATGGTGTCGGCTCTGGGTTATGTGCTTTATGCCCTTTCAGAGCTGTTCGATACCTTTGGCATGGTGCAGTTAAATTTTGCCCTCACCGGTATCTGTCTGGGTAGCGCTTTGTTGTTGCTCTCAGCCTTCTGGCATCAGGTACGGGAACTGGTAATGAAGGCGGTCCCAAAACCCGTTCATGCCTATTTGCCAACGCTGCATTAAACCAGTACAAAAAGCCGCTTAAAGCGGCTTTTTGCCGTTCAATAGTAATGCTGCTTAAGAAATTCCATTACCTCTTCTTCATCCACCAGTTTCAGGCCCCTCTGCGAAAAGGCATCCAGATGCTCCCTGGCAGGAAAGCTAAAATACTGGCCGCCCTGTGGCTGTGGCTCTGATACCAGTACCTGGCCCTGTTCAATGCGCTGCACCGCACTGACTAACAGTTCACAACCTGCCGGATAAAGCTGTAACACGTGCCACAGGTACGACTTATCAGGCTCCACTGTAAGGCGACTGGTGGAAATGATGCCACCGGTATCGATACGACCATCTTCGATAACGTGGCAGGTGGTGCCAATCTCTTTTTCCCCTTTCAACATGGCCCAGAATGTGGCCATCACCCCGCGAAAATCGGGCAGCAGACCGGAATGAAGATTAATCACGCCATATTCAGGTATCGCTATCAAAGGGTCTTTGAGAATGCCGCCATAGCGGATACTTAAGATCAGATCCGGCTTCAGAGCCCTGATCTGGCTAAGACCTTGCTCTGAATTAATCTGATTCATCACTGCCACTGGCTGATTCAACATCGAATCAAACTGGGAAAAGGAGCAGTATTTACCGGGCCGCTGTGGCGGGGCTGGTAAATGAGGGAAAATCAGCTGATTACACAGCGACAGCTCAAAAAACCTCAGTCGTTTCAGCTCAGGCAACGCACCGGGCTTACCCACCTGTGAAGATAAAAA comes from Lacimicrobium alkaliphilum and encodes:
- a CDS encoding formyl transferase — protein: MNILILANRDLASNLALNLLLPRLQRHNLRVFLSSQVGKPGALPELKRLRFFELSLCNQLIFPHLPAPPQRPGKYCSFSQFDSMLNQPVAVMNQINSEQGLSQIRALKPDLILSIRYGGILKDPLIAIPEYGVINLHSGLLPDFRGVMATFWAMLKGEKEIGTTCHVIEDGRIDTGGIISTSRLTVEPDKSYLWHVLQLYPAGCELLVSAVQRIEQGQVLVSEPQPQGGQYFSFPAREHLDAFSQRGLKLVDEEEVMEFLKQHYY